In Neofelis nebulosa isolate mNeoNeb1 chromosome 10, mNeoNeb1.pri, whole genome shotgun sequence, one DNA window encodes the following:
- the MUC15 gene encoding mucin-15 isoform X1, translating into MFLKRYIFPLITPVPKKATMLTSAKILLISKMFSLLLIGSLGEEGPEINTTQSIAAGLKVMQNASVPLESDANLSSDKENRETSNPKTSNSSLWDPSNKNHGTTEVFGNSLTNNFSGNPRSTPTLPTNPPSIQGFVSKLPQNSSIADENPQPVSAPPDATSALSSEKFTWSSASDTMKTPDNSSISVSILPAAPNTTSVSPMITEPDEWLTTTSDSFAGFTPYRETTTLQPTLKFTNNSKLFSNTSDPQEENKNTGVVFGAILGAILGASLLSLVGYLLCGKRKTDSFSHRRLYDDRNEPVLRLDNAPEPYDASFGNSSYYNSTMNDSSMPAGRENARDGIPMDDIPQLRTSV; encoded by the exons attcccCTTAATTACACCAGTACCAAAAAAGGCTACAATgttgacctcagccaaaattctgttgatttcaaaaatgtttagtTTACTACTAATTGGAAGCCTTGGGGAAGAaggtccagaaataaacacaacaCAAAGCATTGCAGCAGGCTTAAAAGTGATGCAAAATGCATCTGTTCCTTTGGAAAGTGATGCAAACTTAAGCtcagataaagaaaatagagaaaccTCCAATCCCAAGACAAGTAATTCCTCTCTTTGGGATCCATCAAATAAAAACCATGGAACAACAGAGGTCTTTGGCAATTCATTGACAAACAACTTTTCTGGGAATCCAAGATCCACGCCTACGCTTCCCACAAATCCTCCCTCGATCCAAGGCTTTGTTTCTAAATTGCCTCAGAACTCATCTATAGCAGATGAAAATCCTCAGCCTGTCTCAGCACCTCCCGATGCTACATCTGCTCTATCTTCAGAAAAGTTCACTTGGTCTTCAGCCAGTGATACCATGAAAACTCCTGACAACAGTTCCATTTCAGTTAGCATCCTTCCTGCAGCACCAAACACCACGTCTGTGTCCCCCATGATAACGGAACCAGATGAATGGCTCACCACAACCAGTGATAGCTTCGCAGGGTTTACTCCTTATCGAGAAACAACCACTCTACAGCCCACCTTAAAGTTTACCAATAATTCGAAACTCTTCTCAAACACATCAGACCCCCAAGAAg agaataaaaatacaggaGTAGTATTTGGGGCCATTTTAGGTGCTATTCTGGGTGCTTCATTACTTAGTCTCGTTGGCTACTTGCTGTgcggaaaaaggaaaacagattcaTTTTCCCATCGCCGACTTTATGATGACAGAAACGAACCAG TTCTGCGATTAGACAATGCACCGGAACCTTATGATGCGAGTTTTGGGAACTCTAGTTATTATAACTCAACTATGAATGATTCATCTATGCCAGCAGGCCGAGAAAATGCACGTGACGGCATTCCTATGGATGACATACCTCAACTTCGTACCTCGGTATAA
- the MUC15 gene encoding mucin-15 isoform X2 yields the protein MLTSAKILLISKMFSLLLIGSLGEEGPEINTTQSIAAGLKVMQNASVPLESDANLSSDKENRETSNPKTSNSSLWDPSNKNHGTTEVFGNSLTNNFSGNPRSTPTLPTNPPSIQGFVSKLPQNSSIADENPQPVSAPPDATSALSSEKFTWSSASDTMKTPDNSSISVSILPAAPNTTSVSPMITEPDEWLTTTSDSFAGFTPYRETTTLQPTLKFTNNSKLFSNTSDPQEENKNTGVVFGAILGAILGASLLSLVGYLLCGKRKTDSFSHRRLYDDRNEPVLRLDNAPEPYDASFGNSSYYNSTMNDSSMPAGRENARDGIPMDDIPQLRTSV from the exons ATgttgacctcagccaaaattctgttgatttcaaaaatgtttagtTTACTACTAATTGGAAGCCTTGGGGAAGAaggtccagaaataaacacaacaCAAAGCATTGCAGCAGGCTTAAAAGTGATGCAAAATGCATCTGTTCCTTTGGAAAGTGATGCAAACTTAAGCtcagataaagaaaatagagaaaccTCCAATCCCAAGACAAGTAATTCCTCTCTTTGGGATCCATCAAATAAAAACCATGGAACAACAGAGGTCTTTGGCAATTCATTGACAAACAACTTTTCTGGGAATCCAAGATCCACGCCTACGCTTCCCACAAATCCTCCCTCGATCCAAGGCTTTGTTTCTAAATTGCCTCAGAACTCATCTATAGCAGATGAAAATCCTCAGCCTGTCTCAGCACCTCCCGATGCTACATCTGCTCTATCTTCAGAAAAGTTCACTTGGTCTTCAGCCAGTGATACCATGAAAACTCCTGACAACAGTTCCATTTCAGTTAGCATCCTTCCTGCAGCACCAAACACCACGTCTGTGTCCCCCATGATAACGGAACCAGATGAATGGCTCACCACAACCAGTGATAGCTTCGCAGGGTTTACTCCTTATCGAGAAACAACCACTCTACAGCCCACCTTAAAGTTTACCAATAATTCGAAACTCTTCTCAAACACATCAGACCCCCAAGAAg agaataaaaatacaggaGTAGTATTTGGGGCCATTTTAGGTGCTATTCTGGGTGCTTCATTACTTAGTCTCGTTGGCTACTTGCTGTgcggaaaaaggaaaacagattcaTTTTCCCATCGCCGACTTTATGATGACAGAAACGAACCAG TTCTGCGATTAGACAATGCACCGGAACCTTATGATGCGAGTTTTGGGAACTCTAGTTATTATAACTCAACTATGAATGATTCATCTATGCCAGCAGGCCGAGAAAATGCACGTGACGGCATTCCTATGGATGACATACCTCAACTTCGTACCTCGGTATAA